From a region of the Eretmochelys imbricata isolate rEreImb1 chromosome 6, rEreImb1.hap1, whole genome shotgun sequence genome:
- the LOC144266852 gene encoding lectin-like, whose translation MEPRTSLYLVLIFIAWGACSQENCLCTRGFCAEGWVQYQDACYKAVMKPTKWPEAEVACQSLGRNSHLASIHSAEENDFIFHLMGKPLDYTKGQAYWIGAHDTFKEGSFMWTDGSKYSFKTFPADQPDGLPGENYLGSWILENGFVTWNDFGDSWSFPFVCKYTLRNSFRDQSW comes from the exons ATGGAGCCCAGGACATCCCTCTACCTCGTGCTCATCTTCATTGCCTGGG GTGCCTGCTCCCAGGAGAATTGTCTCTGCACCCGTGGCTTTTGTGCTGAAGGCTGGGTGCAGTATCAAGATGCCTGCTATAAGGCTGTGATGAAACCGACGAAGTGGCCCGAAGCTGAG GTGGCGTGTCAAAGCCTTGGCAGGAACTCCCATCTGGCCTCCATCCACAGCGCAGAGGAAAATGACTTCATCTTTCACCTGATGGGCAAGCCGCTGGATTACACTAAAGGGCAGGCCTACTGGATCGGCGCACACGACACTTTCAAG GAGGGGTCTTTCATGTGGACGGATGGTTCCAAATACAGTTTCAAGACATTTCCTGCAGACCAGCCCGATGGCCTCCCGGGAGAAAACTACCTGGGCTCCTGGATCCTGGAAAACG GCTTTGTCACCTGGAACGACTTTGGCGACAGCTGGTCCTTCCCATTCGTTTGCAAATACACCCTGCGGAACAG CTTCAGGGACCAATCCTGGTAA